Proteins encoded in a region of the Vicia villosa cultivar HV-30 ecotype Madison, WI linkage group LG5, Vvil1.0, whole genome shotgun sequence genome:
- the LOC131607448 gene encoding GDSL esterase/lipase At5g45960 produces the protein MVTFGTQPVLSIMQIFMLSLLSFMATIEGSKSKVCAVYVFGDSTVDPGNNNYVNTPFKSDFPPYGRDFPNQSPTGRFTNGKLGTDFIASYLGLKELVPPYLDPNLSDEELMTGVSFASAGSGFDPLTPTLTNVVPISKQLEYFKQYKNRLESKLGKQETRNHMNNAVFIISAGTNDFVVNYFMVPIRRRSYNVEAYGHFVLQHIKDFMQNLLKEGARKIAFVGLPPLGCLPIMITLNSNNALLERNCVDKYSAVARDHNKVLQHELFLMQLNSTKISYIDIYQPLANMIQGHANLGFDEVDRGCCGSGLIEATFMCNRNSHVCSNPSKYVFWDSIHPTEKVYHNLFIANRHILDGLINS, from the exons ATGGTAACCTTTGGTACCCAACCAGTTCTCTCTATTATGCAGATTTTCATGCTTAGCTTGTTAAGTTTTATGGCTACAATTGAAGGTTCCAAGAGTAAAGTTTGTGCCGTTTATGTGTTTGGAGATTCGACAGTAGACCCAGGAAACAACAACTACGTGAACACACCTTTCAAGAGTGATTTTCCACCTTATGGTAGAGATTTTCCTAACCAAAGTCCCACAGGAAGGTTCACAAATGGAAAACTTGGCACTGATTTTATTG CTTCGTATTTAGGTTTGAAAGAATTGGTGCCACCGTATTTGGATCCAAatctgagtgatgaagaacttaTGACAGGAGTTAGTTTTGCTTCTGCTGGTTCTGGTTTTGACCCTCTCACACCAACTCTCACT AATGTTGTCCCAATATCAAAGCAACTAGAatatttcaaacaatacaaaaatCGGTTGGAGAGTAAGCTTGGTAAGCAAGAAACCAGAAATCATATGAACAACGCTGTATTTATCATAAGCGCCGGTACAAATGATTTTGttgttaattattttatggtgcCAATAAGAAGAAGAAGCTATAACGTTGAAGCTTATGGCCATTTCGTGCTTCAACATATCAAAGATTTCATGCAG aaTTTGTTGAAAGAAGGAGCTAGAAAAATTGCTTTTGTTGGATTACCTCCATTGGGATGTTTGCCAATCATGATTACCTTAAATTCCAACAATGCATTGCTTGAACGTAATTGTGTGGACAAATATTCAGCTGTGGCAAGAGATCACAACAAGGTGCTTCAACATGAATTGTTCTTAATGCAACTTAATTCCACTAAGATCTCTTACATTGACATATATCAACCCTTAGCTAACATGATTCAAGGGCATGCAAATCTTG GATTTGATGAGGTTGATCGAGGATGTTGTGGAAGTGGTTTAATTGAAGCAACATTTATGTGTAATCGTAATTCACATGTATGCTCTAATCCATCAAAATATGTATTTTGGGATTCAATACACCCCACAGAGAAGGTATACCATAACCTATTTATTGCCAACCGTCACATCCTTGATGGCCTTATTAACAGCTAG